ATAATTTTCTGGGCGATGTCGAGACGCTTGGTGCCTACTTCGCCAGAGAGGGAATCAATCGGCGCGATTATGTCGTACAAAATTGGGAAGTGCTGCAGGACAAGAAGTTAAAGAAGGAAGATCCGCGCGAACCGTTAGAGAAGCTGTTTGATATTGTGACGCGGGCGGAATTGCTGCCGGATGAATCCGAGGAAGGCATCAATAAGCGCTTGATCGCCTGGCTGTCGGGCATGGATGTAAAATAGGTTTTCCATATAAAAGAGGAGCCCATGGCATATCTACATGTCATGAGCTCCTACACAAAAAAACCGCTCCAAAAGAGCGGCTTTTCTCTGTTTATCTATATATTTTATCTCTCCTGAATCCTACTGCCTATACAATCACAAGCTCTTTTTGGGGAAACAAATTCGTTACAAAAGTACGTTCCTCCTCCGTCAAATCAACAAGCGGCAGGCGTACGCCGCCAACCTGAATGCCCTGCATGTTAAGTGCTGCTTTGACCGGCGTCGGATTAGCTGCGATAAACAAACCTTCAAAGATCGGCAATAATTGACGGTGCATCCTGGCTGCTTTGGCAACCTCTCCGCCTGCGAATGCCTGAATCATTTCTTTCATCTCACGACCGATGACGTGGCTTGCAACACTGACGACACCTTTGCCGCCAACGGACATACAGGGCAGCGTCATGCCGTCATCTCCTGTATACAGCACAAAATCATCCGGCGTCTGCTCAATAATGCGGGACATTTGGCCAAGATCGCCGTTCGCTTCCTTGATGGCTACAATGTTTGCTACATCCGTTGCCAGACGAACGGTCGTCTCAGCCGTCATATTAATCACAGAGCGGCCCGGAATATTATACAGCATAACAGGAAGCTTTGTGCTTTGGGCAATCGTCTTAAAATGCTGGTACAGCCCTTCCTGCGACGGTTTATTGTAGTAAGGCACGACCAGCATGATACCATCTACGCCAGCCTGTGCAGCTTGCTGTGTCAGTTCAATCGATGCAGCCGTATTATTGCTGCCTGTGCCGGCAATGACCGGAATGCGGCCATTAACCAACTCCACTACATGGCGGAATAATGCGACCTTCTCACTGCCGGTTAGCGTAGGCGATTCTCCTGTCGTACCCGCCACAACCAATGCGGTAGTACCCGTGGCGATCAAGTGCTCCACCAAAGCTTCCGTCCGCTTCTTATCTACATTCAATTCTTTGTCAAATGGCGTTACCATTGCCGTTAGCATTCTTCCAAAATCAATCATTCCGATTCCTCCTTATCGTCGTATCACATAGGCATATTTTGCGTTTCTTTCTCCCCTATGTCTCGGCGCGCATATCGGAGTAGGAACGTACCGACCCGTGTCATAAAAAAACTCCTAACCGGATGATTAGGAGGATACAGGCGAAAAATAAAAACACCTACAACACGGGTCGCAGATGGATAATGAACAAATAATCGTCCACCCCATCTCCGTATCTCCTGCAAGATAGCGCACCACGCGTATCCGGTATGATCTACGCGTGACAGTTCTGTTCCTCTTCGGATACAGCCCCAACCCATCTGACCAGAGAAGCCAGACAAGCTTCGGCGGTTTTTCCTTTCTGCTGTGTTCACTGATGTTCCCTGCATCTCCCACAGCGTACTCTTAAATCCCGCGACCTCTACCTCATCAGAGCGTTGATGAGGTTTTTTGAATATGAAGTTGTATTGATGCTAGTATAGTGAACTTCCCTGTCCAGGTCAAGAAGAAAATTCCTCATCCATACGATTTGAAATCCCTTCAAGGAAAACTTCGATCAG
This is a stretch of genomic DNA from Aneurinibacillus sp. REN35. It encodes these proteins:
- the dapA gene encoding 4-hydroxy-tetrahydrodipicolinate synthase; its protein translation is MIDFGRMLTAMVTPFDKELNVDKKRTEALVEHLIATGTTALVVAGTTGESPTLTGSEKVALFRHVVELVNGRIPVIAGTGSNNTAASIELTQQAAQAGVDGIMLVVPYYNKPSQEGLYQHFKTIAQSTKLPVMLYNIPGRSVINMTAETTVRLATDVANIVAIKEANGDLGQMSRIIEQTPDDFVLYTGDDGMTLPCMSVGGKGVVSVASHVIGREMKEMIQAFAGGEVAKAARMHRQLLPIFEGLFIAANPTPVKAALNMQGIQVGGVRLPLVDLTEEERTFVTNLFPQKELVIV